From one Chryseobacterium sp. 3008163 genomic stretch:
- a CDS encoding LytR/AlgR family response regulator transcription factor, with protein MINQQNFTFIKTDKKLIKLSFEDILFIKGLGNYVEIFVKNNKKYVYYKTLKHLIDKLPDEFMRVHNSNIVNLKNVDYIEDNHLIIGEHKITIAKSYKDCLLNSIDKLLL; from the coding sequence ATGATAAATCAACAAAATTTCACTTTTATAAAAACTGACAAAAAATTAATCAAATTAAGTTTTGAGGACATTTTATTTATAAAAGGATTGGGAAATTATGTTGAAATATTTGTTAAAAACAACAAAAAGTATGTTTACTACAAAACCTTAAAACACCTGATTGACAAATTGCCTGATGAATTTATGAGGGTTCATAATTCTAACATCGTGAATTTGAAAAATGTGGACTATATAGAAGATAATCATTTAATAATTGGTGAACATAAAATCACAATTGCAAAAAGCTACAAAGATTGTCTATTAAATAGTATTGACAAATTACTACTCTAA
- a CDS encoding heavy metal translocating P-type ATPase yields the protein MATNNNRETVYIPLEDVESEHCALIVEKGLAKVDGVETQKVEINNRRAAITVKDTETVGKAVAAIKDLGYGIPTVKNSFPVLGMTCASCAGSAESIVKYEPGVIDASVNYATGNLTVEYLPNMTDATKLQEAVQGVGYDLLIVEEAKQQQSLETIHVEKFKKLKNKTIWAVILSLPVVTIGMFFMDMPYGNEIMWFFSTPVVLWLGKDFFINAWKQAKHRSANMDTLVALSTGIAYLFSVFNMLFMDFWHQRGLHAHVYFEAAAVVIAFILLGKLLEEKAKGNTSTAIKKLMGLQPKTVMVIAPDGSEKQTAIEAVNVDDIILVKPGEKIAVDGMVTSGNSYVDESMLSGEPVPVLKTENEKVFAGTINQKGSFQFKAVKVGKETMLAQIIKMVQDAQGSKAPVQKLVDKIAGIFVPVVISIAILTFVLWIILGGENGLVQGLLAAVTVLVIACPCALGLATPTAIMVGVGKGAENGILIKDAESLELAKKVNAIVLDKTGTITQGRPEVTSIQWLNNDNTTKTILLSIEKQSEHPLAEAVVKHLEGVATTPLSNFDSITGKGAKAEHDNETYFVGNKKLLVENNIVIAEQLQNQADEWGKQSKTVIWFANSKEALSVIAISDKIKETSVQAIKEMQEMGIELYMLTGDNETTAKAIAEQTGILHYKAEVLPQHKADFVKELQQQGKVVAMVGDGINDSTALATADVSIAMGKGSDIAMDVAKMTIISSDLTKIPQAIRLSKQTVATIKQNLFWAFIYNLIGIPLAAGILYPINGFLLNPMIAGAAMALSSVSVVSNSLRLKWEK from the coding sequence ATGGCTACAAATAACAATAGAGAAACCGTTTACATTCCTTTAGAAGATGTAGAAAGCGAACATTGTGCATTAATCGTTGAAAAAGGATTGGCAAAGGTTGATGGTGTTGAAACCCAGAAAGTAGAAATCAACAACCGCAGAGCAGCCATTACCGTTAAAGATACTGAAACAGTTGGCAAAGCCGTTGCAGCTATTAAAGACTTGGGTTATGGTATTCCAACCGTAAAAAATTCTTTCCCGGTTTTGGGGATGACTTGTGCGTCTTGTGCAGGCAGTGCAGAAAGTATCGTAAAGTATGAACCAGGTGTGATTGACGCTTCTGTCAACTATGCGACAGGAAATCTAACCGTTGAGTATCTTCCCAATATGACAGACGCCACCAAACTACAAGAAGCCGTTCAGGGCGTTGGTTATGACCTGCTCATCGTTGAAGAAGCAAAGCAACAGCAGTCCCTGGAGACCATCCATGTCGAAAAATTCAAGAAGTTAAAAAACAAAACTATTTGGGCGGTTATATTGTCATTACCCGTTGTAACCATCGGTATGTTTTTTATGGATATGCCCTATGGTAACGAAATTATGTGGTTCTTTTCCACCCCCGTGGTACTTTGGCTGGGTAAAGATTTCTTCATCAATGCATGGAAACAGGCCAAACACCGTTCTGCCAATATGGACACTTTGGTCGCTTTGAGTACAGGAATTGCGTATCTATTCAGCGTATTTAATATGCTTTTTATGGATTTCTGGCACCAGAGAGGACTGCATGCACACGTCTATTTTGAAGCGGCTGCAGTGGTCATCGCCTTTATCCTTTTAGGTAAATTATTGGAAGAAAAAGCCAAAGGAAACACCTCTACTGCCATTAAAAAACTGATGGGCTTGCAACCTAAAACGGTAATGGTAATAGCACCGGACGGAAGCGAAAAACAAACCGCTATTGAAGCCGTAAATGTAGATGATATAATCCTGGTAAAACCCGGCGAAAAAATTGCGGTCGACGGAATGGTTACTTCCGGTAATTCGTATGTAGACGAAAGTATGCTGAGCGGCGAACCCGTTCCAGTACTAAAAACAGAAAACGAAAAAGTATTTGCCGGAACCATTAATCAAAAAGGAAGTTTTCAATTTAAAGCGGTGAAAGTGGGCAAGGAAACCATGCTTGCGCAAATCATTAAAATGGTGCAGGACGCACAAGGCAGTAAAGCTCCCGTTCAAAAATTGGTGGATAAAATTGCAGGAATTTTCGTTCCGGTGGTGATTAGTATTGCCATTCTTACTTTTGTTTTGTGGATTATTTTAGGTGGCGAAAATGGTTTGGTGCAAGGATTATTAGCAGCCGTTACGGTATTGGTAATTGCTTGCCCTTGTGCATTGGGACTGGCTACACCAACGGCAATTATGGTCGGAGTTGGTAAAGGTGCAGAAAATGGTATTTTAATTAAAGATGCCGAAAGCCTTGAATTAGCCAAGAAAGTGAATGCAATTGTTTTGGATAAAACCGGAACAATAACGCAAGGAAGACCTGAAGTAACAAGCATTCAATGGCTGAACAATGATAATACAACAAAAACTATTTTACTGAGCATCGAAAAACAATCAGAGCATCCATTAGCTGAAGCCGTAGTGAAACATTTGGAAGGCGTTGCTACCACACCTTTATCCAACTTCGACAGTATCACGGGTAAAGGTGCTAAAGCAGAACACGATAACGAAACCTATTTTGTAGGAAACAAAAAACTCTTGGTTGAAAACAATATTGTGATTGCAGAACAATTGCAAAATCAGGCCGATGAATGGGGTAAACAGTCTAAAACGGTCATTTGGTTTGCAAACAGCAAAGAGGCACTTTCTGTTATCGCTATATCCGATAAAATCAAAGAAACATCGGTTCAAGCAATTAAAGAAATGCAAGAAATGGGCATCGAATTATATATGTTAACCGGCGACAATGAAACCACAGCTAAAGCAATTGCCGAGCAAACAGGTATCCTGCATTACAAAGCCGAAGTATTGCCACAGCATAAAGCCGATTTTGTAAAAGAATTGCAGCAACAAGGCAAAGTAGTAGCCATGGTAGGCGACGGTATTAATGACAGTACCGCCCTGGCAACAGCTGATGTGAGTATTGCAATGGGAAAAGGAAGTGATATCGCCATGGATGTAGCCAAAATGACCATCATCTCATCAGACCTTACCAAGATACCGCAGGCAATACGTTTATCAAAACAAACGGTGGCAACCATTAAGCAAAACCTCTTTTGGGCGTTTATTTACAACCTGATAGGCATTCCCTTAGCTGCGGGAATATTGTACCCAATCAACGGTTTCTTGTTAAACCCAATGATAGCCGGAGCTGCAATGGCTTTGAGTAGCGTAAGTGTGGTGAGCAATAGTTTGAGATTGAAGTGGGAAAAATAA
- a CDS encoding GNAT family N-acetyltransferase — translation MGNPISKDIIAKWLTAWSLSRKLSLPMQYKSGFKVDVGFENQKSRYVFTELNEDFIQLSKEIDEPWVFLKVCASTKEIEGKVSDKWKIQPQGYMMCCFHKMDILSTQLDKEYKLEFENYNSTVIVRIVTKNDELASEGRVIIVADLAVYDRIKTENNHKRKGLATFLMKELENIALSKGVFKNFLVATEEGKSLYETLGWELYCLYTSAVLID, via the coding sequence ATGGGAAATCCGATTTCTAAAGATATCATTGCGAAATGGCTTACAGCCTGGTCTTTGTCTAGAAAATTATCGTTACCAATGCAGTACAAGTCAGGCTTTAAAGTTGATGTTGGTTTCGAAAATCAGAAAAGCCGTTATGTTTTTACAGAACTTAACGAAGATTTTATCCAATTATCAAAAGAAATTGATGAGCCATGGGTTTTTCTAAAGGTCTGTGCTTCAACAAAGGAAATTGAGGGCAAAGTTTCAGATAAATGGAAAATTCAACCCCAAGGTTATATGATGTGTTGTTTTCATAAAATGGATATTTTAAGTACCCAATTAGATAAGGAGTATAAATTAGAGTTTGAAAATTATAACTCAACTGTAATTGTTAGAATTGTTACGAAAAATGATGAACTAGCCTCAGAAGGTCGGGTTATTATTGTGGCTGATTTAGCAGTTTACGACAGAATAAAAACTGAAAATAACCATAAAAGAAAAGGTCTTGCAACTTTTTTGATGAAAGAATTAGAGAATATTGCTTTATCAAAAGGAGTTTTCAAAAATTTTTTGGTGGCAACAGAAGAAGGCAAATCACTATATGAAACTTTAGGTTGGGAATTGTATTGTCTTTATACTTCAGCTGTATTGATAGACTAA
- a CDS encoding serine hydrolase domain-containing protein — MTKASVCINILILLLLLSCKQSEKDVVIEYYQKGKLNGAVLLAKNNVIICDTILGYSDFDRKILFQKQTSFYIASLAKPITAIGIMLLQQNNLLNYNDSAGKYIQELPEYAKNVTIKQLLTHTSGIKDYEGILDDKNLTNEQVLNWLNTQSTLNFTPGSKYEYSNSGYIILAKIIETISGKPLDLFLKENIFQPLKMERTFVFKETTVQTVPKAIGFDKDKYLDDYRQLTTGDGGVYSTVEDLYKLDKALREGVLINKANTELMYQQPILSNGNSGEYGFGWFISKSPERIAMHTGGLNGFRSLFWRDLENDITLIVLTNQGDAFSVNDFLDEMRETMKK; from the coding sequence ATGACAAAAGCATCTGTTTGCATAAATATCCTAATACTGTTGCTATTGTTATCTTGTAAGCAATCTGAAAAAGATGTTGTAATAGAATATTATCAAAAAGGAAAGCTAAATGGCGCTGTATTGTTGGCAAAAAACAACGTTATTATTTGTGATACTATTTTAGGATACAGTGACTTCGACCGCAAAATCCTCTTTCAAAAACAAACCTCGTTTTATATCGCTTCCTTGGCCAAGCCTATTACGGCGATTGGCATCATGTTATTGCAACAAAACAACCTTTTAAATTACAATGACAGTGCGGGTAAGTACATTCAAGAACTACCGGAATATGCAAAAAATGTTACCATCAAGCAACTGCTTACACATACATCCGGAATTAAAGATTATGAAGGTATTTTAGACGATAAAAATTTGACAAATGAGCAGGTATTGAATTGGTTAAATACACAGTCAACCTTAAATTTTACACCGGGAAGCAAATATGAATACAGCAATAGTGGTTATATTATTTTAGCCAAAATTATTGAAACGATATCGGGTAAACCGCTTGACCTGTTTTTAAAGGAAAATATTTTTCAACCCCTAAAAATGGAGCGTACTTTTGTTTTTAAGGAAACAACGGTTCAGACTGTACCTAAAGCCATTGGGTTTGATAAAGACAAGTATCTTGATGACTATAGGCAATTAACAACCGGAGACGGAGGGGTTTATTCTACAGTTGAAGATTTGTACAAATTAGACAAAGCTTTAAGAGAAGGCGTATTAATTAACAAAGCAAATACTGAATTAATGTACCAACAGCCGATATTAAGCAATGGAAATAGTGGCGAATATGGTTTTGGCTGGTTTATATCAAAAAGCCCGGAAAGAATTGCCATGCACACAGGTGGATTAAATGGGTTTAGAAGTTTATTTTGGAGAGACCTAGAGAATGATATTACTTTAATTGTTTTGACCAATCAAGGAGATGCATTTTCTGTTAATGATTTTCTGGATGAGATGAGGGAAACTATGAAGAAATAA
- a CDS encoding efflux RND transporter periplasmic adaptor subunit encodes MLYNSTRLRLGILIPLMGILLIACENKSEKTSKKTATTNADASKLPVDIIIAQEKLLNHEEAIVGTMMSNREVSIVSEIPQKITKVAFKDGGYVTQGAVLYTLNDADIKSRLKQVGAELELAKLNKERMSNLLKTETVRQQEYDEAFTRFRSLVAQQDLLRVELAKTVIRAPFSGKIGISKVHLGAYVTPGAVLVMLQDQSNIKINFSVPEKYLPLIKMGDKVRFTSELSGEEYVATINATEPGLDAQGRSLQVQALANNTGGQFRPGLSAKVYFNATDKGAKGILVPTEALAPGAKGYTVFIIKNGVAKPAEVTISKRTETDAVITSGIATGDSIIVSNMLRLGDGMPVKAVVSK; translated from the coding sequence ATGTTATACAATTCTACAAGACTAAGGTTAGGAATTTTAATTCCGTTAATGGGCATCTTATTGATTGCCTGTGAGAACAAGTCAGAAAAAACGTCGAAAAAAACGGCAACCACTAACGCAGATGCCAGCAAATTGCCGGTAGATATTATCATTGCTCAGGAAAAATTGCTCAATCATGAAGAAGCTATTGTGGGTACGATGATGTCTAATAGAGAAGTATCCATCGTCAGCGAAATTCCTCAAAAGATAACTAAAGTTGCCTTTAAAGATGGCGGTTACGTTACCCAAGGCGCTGTATTGTACACATTGAATGACGCCGATATCAAATCCCGTTTAAAACAGGTTGGTGCGGAACTGGAGTTGGCAAAACTCAACAAAGAGCGGATGAGTAACCTCTTGAAAACTGAAACCGTAAGACAGCAGGAATATGATGAAGCTTTTACACGTTTCCGTTCCTTAGTTGCACAGCAGGATTTGCTTCGTGTCGAACTTGCCAAAACGGTAATCCGAGCGCCATTTTCAGGAAAAATCGGGATTTCAAAAGTACATCTTGGTGCTTATGTTACGCCTGGTGCAGTACTGGTAATGTTGCAAGACCAAAGCAACATCAAAATCAATTTCTCTGTTCCGGAAAAATACCTGCCTTTAATAAAAATGGGAGATAAAGTACGGTTTACTTCCGAGTTATCTGGCGAGGAGTATGTAGCAACCATCAATGCCACCGAACCGGGACTTGATGCTCAAGGCAGAAGCTTGCAGGTGCAGGCATTAGCAAATAATACGGGTGGTCAGTTTAGGCCAGGACTTTCAGCAAAAGTATATTTCAATGCTACCGATAAAGGTGCAAAAGGAATATTGGTTCCAACCGAAGCGCTGGCTCCCGGCGCAAAAGGTTACACTGTTTTCATCATTAAAAATGGCGTAGCAAAACCTGCGGAAGTGACCATTAGTAAAAGGACAGAAACAGATGCGGTCATTACCTCTGGCATTGCCACCGGCGATAGCATTATTGTTTCAAATATGTTGCGCTTAGGAGATGGAATGCCTGTAAAAGCTGTCGTGTCTAAATAA
- a CDS encoding helix-turn-helix domain-containing protein, whose product MKLLIKGMVCNRCIYFLSEEFPKLGLEISEIRLGVVILKETDEITVEEDIIKAMLQKNGFDLLYSKDKKIIELIKTAVEKGIDQQLHTGKPVKFSAFISNELYKEYDSLSALFSSLEGLTLEKFIISKKIEKVIELLVYTDQSLSDIAYALGYSSLAYLSNQLKKYTGFTSSHYKKIRRDKLAITTEIIT is encoded by the coding sequence ATGAAACTATTAATTAAAGGAATGGTATGCAACAGGTGCATCTATTTTCTGTCGGAAGAATTTCCTAAGCTCGGTTTGGAAATTTCCGAAATACGCTTAGGGGTGGTAATTCTAAAAGAAACGGATGAAATTACTGTTGAAGAAGACATCATCAAAGCCATGCTCCAAAAGAACGGATTCGATTTGTTATACAGTAAAGATAAAAAGATAATCGAATTGATTAAAACTGCAGTTGAAAAAGGGATTGATCAACAACTGCATACTGGCAAGCCTGTTAAATTTTCGGCATTTATCAGCAATGAACTGTATAAAGAATATGATTCGCTGAGTGCCTTATTTTCATCTTTAGAAGGACTAACGCTCGAAAAATTCATTATCTCAAAGAAGATAGAGAAAGTAATAGAGCTTTTAGTCTATACAGACCAATCGCTGTCTGATATTGCTTATGCCTTAGGTTACAGCAGTCTGGCGTACCTATCCAATCAGTTGAAAAAATACACGGGTTTTACCTCTTCCCACTATAAAAAGATTAGACGTGATAAGCTGGCTATTACAACAGAAATAATCACATGA
- a CDS encoding helix-turn-helix domain-containing protein → MTTLFIKNMVCNRCIMVVQNELDKLDLSAISIKLGEVVFEKEPTIEEKQNLAEALSVLGFEMIDDKKSRMIEQIKNVIIDLVHHKDNDAKTNLSDILSEKLNHDYNYLSNLFSEVESTTIEKYFIAQKIERVKELLVYDELSLSEIAFQLNYSSVAYLSNQFKKTTGLTPSHFKQIKEDKRKPLDEV, encoded by the coding sequence ATGACAACACTTTTTATAAAAAATATGGTCTGCAACCGTTGTATAATGGTGGTTCAAAATGAATTGGATAAGCTTGATTTGTCTGCAATAAGCATAAAGCTTGGCGAAGTGGTTTTTGAAAAAGAGCCGACTATCGAAGAGAAGCAGAATTTAGCAGAAGCCTTATCAGTATTGGGTTTTGAAATGATTGATGATAAAAAAAGCAGGATGATAGAGCAAATCAAAAATGTTATTATTGATTTAGTACATCATAAGGATAATGACGCAAAAACCAATCTATCTGATATCTTGAGTGAAAAACTCAACCACGACTACAATTATCTTTCTAATCTATTTTCTGAGGTTGAGAGTACCACAATAGAAAAATATTTTATCGCCCAGAAGATTGAAAGAGTAAAAGAATTATTGGTTTATGATGAACTGTCATTGAGTGAAATCGCGTTTCAGCTTAATTATTCGAGTGTTGCCTACCTCAGCAATCAATTCAAAAAAACTACCGGATTGACACCAAGTCATTTCAAACAAATAAAGGAAGACAAACGCAAACCATTAGACGAAGTATAA
- a CDS encoding TolC family protein — translation MKKNISYIVTMLLFISSVNILYAQKKTLSLTDALEMAKQGNKALQVQVLEEINAKEKTRETKGALLPTISANLGYSYYFDRQVIFMPGSFAGTNKPVQDIAVGGKNIYNGFVSLYQPIFSPAANQLTKASKINEKIEIEKTADLKSQVALQVSTRYLDILMMNSQLGLLDQSLQRNIKALQDSRALLAQGKGLKADTLRSFIAVENLKSSISYLKNNIEVSGIELKRLIGLDDVSALELTDDLELGIEANKSEFYQVDEAFKIAETNRKDLNIQKLSIDLQQKKLKATQAMLLPQLSLVGQYQVQAQADDMKFGEYSLPRTSFLGLQLTVPIFNGYRTKSQISQAKIKTEQEDIRLNDLKDKVKTELATIISKWKEANTQMDIQETTVQSAELNHHMMEDRFKNGLGSRLELTDAELALTQAKINYLNAVYNLRMLHVELQNALGLLNL, via the coding sequence ATGAAAAAGAATATCTCATATATAGTTACGATGCTGCTCTTTATTAGCAGCGTAAATATATTGTATGCACAGAAAAAAACGCTGTCCCTTACCGATGCATTGGAAATGGCGAAGCAGGGAAACAAGGCATTGCAGGTGCAAGTTTTGGAAGAAATTAACGCCAAAGAAAAAACCCGTGAAACCAAAGGTGCCTTACTGCCAACTATTTCGGCAAACCTCGGCTATTCCTATTATTTCGACAGGCAGGTTATATTTATGCCGGGTTCGTTTGCAGGCACCAATAAGCCGGTGCAGGACATCGCCGTTGGCGGAAAAAATATCTATAATGGGTTTGTATCACTCTATCAACCCATTTTTTCACCAGCTGCAAATCAGTTAACAAAGGCTTCAAAAATCAATGAAAAAATAGAAATTGAAAAGACCGCCGACCTGAAAAGTCAGGTTGCCCTTCAGGTTTCAACCCGCTATCTGGATATATTGATGATGAACAGCCAATTGGGTTTACTAGACCAAAGTCTGCAACGCAATATCAAGGCATTGCAAGATTCGCGAGCCTTATTGGCGCAAGGAAAAGGCTTAAAAGCGGATACGCTAAGGAGCTTTATTGCCGTAGAAAATTTAAAATCTTCTATTTCTTATTTAAAAAACAATATTGAGGTTTCGGGTATTGAATTAAAAAGATTGATTGGATTGGATGATGTATCTGCATTAGAATTGACCGATGACCTTGAGCTGGGTATTGAAGCCAACAAAAGCGAGTTTTACCAAGTTGATGAGGCATTCAAAATTGCGGAAACCAATAGAAAAGATTTGAACATTCAAAAATTGTCTATTGACCTTCAGCAAAAAAAATTAAAAGCCACGCAAGCCATGTTGTTGCCGCAGCTCTCTCTGGTTGGGCAATATCAGGTACAGGCACAGGCAGATGATATGAAGTTTGGGGAATATTCTTTACCAAGAACTTCCTTTCTGGGTTTGCAATTGACCGTACCAATTTTTAACGGATATCGTACCAAATCTCAAATCAGTCAGGCAAAAATTAAAACAGAGCAAGAAGATATACGGTTAAACGATTTAAAAGACAAGGTTAAAACGGAACTGGCCACCATTATAAGCAAATGGAAAGAAGCCAATACCCAAATGGACATTCAGGAAACCACCGTACAATCGGCGGAACTGAACCACCACATGATGGAAGACCGTTTCAAAAACGGCTTAGGTTCAAGGCTAGAGTTGACAGATGCAGAATTGGCATTGACACAAGCCAAGATTAACTATCTGAATGCTGTATATAACCTGCGAATGCTCCACG
- a CDS encoding heavy-metal-associated domain-containing protein: MKNVELSIPSMQSAHCQARVNGAIVAIEGIKVEKLEAGKLFVSVESDKIKEALVETIEKAGYKVEGDDSEKDPSPSSGCCTN; this comes from the coding sequence ATGAAAAATGTAGAATTGAGCATTCCCAGTATGCAAAGTGCACATTGCCAAGCAAGAGTAAATGGCGCAATCGTAGCTATTGAAGGTATAAAAGTAGAAAAATTAGAGGCTGGAAAATTATTCGTTTCTGTCGAAAGTGACAAAATAAAAGAAGCATTGGTCGAAACTATTGAAAAAGCTGGCTACAAAGTAGAAGGTGATGATAGTGAAAAAGATCCAAGCCCTTCTAGCGGATGCTGTACGAACTAA